A stretch of the Arvicanthis niloticus isolate mArvNil1 chromosome 17, mArvNil1.pat.X, whole genome shotgun sequence genome encodes the following:
- the C17H6orf141 gene encoding uncharacterized protein C6orf141 homolog: MNDLSSMEPDRLRGRAGCSPSGEGRGPPLDSRAPNPGMAGTDRTISGASGDVRSQTGENVDCQSWVREKVLFLLHPERWLGTQPDSACAGLVDSEDLPPTIGDHRDSEPKRKLSRRRIATARGGQPGDPEATPRSLLVRVVDYQVTEEVLWTAWTKGSMTTRTEERSVTAVTFRTQRE; the protein is encoded by the coding sequence ATGAATGATCTCTCTTCTATGGAGCCCGACAGACTCCGGGGGCGCGCTGGGTGCTCTCCGAGCGGGGAGGGGCGTGGGCCCCCCTTGGATTCCCGCGCCCCAAATCCCGGGATGGCCGGGACGGATAGGACCATATCAGGAGCAAGTGGGGACGTGAGATCGCAGACCGGAGAGAATGTGGATTGCCAGTCCTGGGTCAGAGAGAAAGTGCTTTTTCTTCTGCACCCGGAGAGGTGGTTGGGAACACAGCCAGACTCTGCTTGCGCTGGGCTGGTAGACAGCGAAGACCTTCCCCCGACGATTGGAGACCACCGAGATTCCGAACCGAAACGGAAGCTTTCCCGCAGGCGCATTGCCACAGCCCGGGGAGGGCAGCCCGGGGACCCCGAAGCCACACCCAGGTCCCTGTTGGTGAGGGTCGTGGATTACCAGGTGACGGAGGAGGTGCTGTGGACAGCATGGACCAAGGGGAGTATGACCACGAGGACCGAGGAGCGCTCTGTGACAGCAGTCACCTTTCGGACCCAGAGGGAGTGA